The sequence CAATGGCATCTCAAGACGAGGAAATAAGGAATAACATGCTTCAAATAGCTTTAGTTCCATAAGAAttttaatcaatctcaacatgTTTCTTTATATATTAAGCATACAAATTAGAGGACCATTTTGTTCATAAATTCCAAATAATATAaaggcaaattaaaaaaaattaaaaaaagaaaaacactgaaaggcaaaaaagaaaaatatatatatatatatattctaagtTTAGATCCCATCTATCATGATGCTGTTGTTTGATATAACCAAATTAAATAACAAGTACAgttagatgattttttttttttttttttataatttggtgggaaaatgaaaatattagaatttAGATGTGAAAAATAGAAGCCATGCCCCAAATGCTATATATGGAGACCTCCCACCACATCCCaattgaagcaaaataattcatcactttcttcaattccATTTCCATGGTTAACCAGACAATTTATCCACTGTACGAGAAACCCAGTACTAAGAACAAACAATGCCATAAATTTCGACCCAAGAGATTAACatttcaatggaaaataaaaaattaaagaaacttCCTCGAATTTGGGATCCGTAAAATCTATTTTCTATGAAAGTTATGCACGGCAAAcgcaaacaaaaatatattataaaatgattaagcaaataattaataaaatatattttccacgCAACATATTTCCATATATTATACACCTTTATATTCCTTATAAATCTAGGAAGATGCAAAACAAGCATGAATTTAGAACCgattgcaacaaaaaaaaaaaatttaaaaatcaaaagaaatgcAATTACGCAAATTTACCTCGAACGGCGTAACAATGACGAGAGCCTCAAGAACCCCGGCTCCGAACCCGGAAATTAGCCGACCGTGATTGCTGATCTTGCCGGTCTTGGAATCCTTAAAGGCGGACTGAAGAACGGCATTGGAGCCCATACGGAGCGCGTACTTGAGAGTCAAGTGCGTGGCGAAAGGGGTCAAGCCCTTCCAGAGAGCTCGGACACCTTCCGTACGAGTAACCGTGGCTCCGCAGTGAAGGATCCCTTTGTAGGTACCGGTCCGGTCGAGCTGCAGTCTTGTCTTGATGACATCGATGGGTTGAAGACAGCAAGCCTCCATGATCCCTCCAATCGAACCAGACATGGCCTTCATGTAAGGAGGGATCGATTTCTTCGGCTGGGTGGTGGTGTTAGGGTTTTCATGCTGGTCTTTCATGGCGTTTCGAGGTTTGGTGACTTGGGTCTTTGAGGGTGCTCGAAAGCTATGGTTTTAATtgaaagagaagaagagaggaagaaggagaagaggaagagaaattGCGTTTTCACTTCCCTTCTCTCCTCCTCCGTATGGTATGGTGGactgctttctttcttttttactgGTTAGGCTGGCAGCGCATGTGAGGCAAAGCAGTACAAAAAACGGCATACATCAAATTGCTGACGTGCGCCAGTggatatacaaataaaataccaaaaaaaactctattttttgtaatataaaaaatataaatatttattagccACGTGCTCGGGAAGCAGCGTTTCCcgcttctatttattttttttgtttttttaatagccCAAGACCCGCAATACGAGGCAAGGTTTAATTTCCGAGCCCAAATAAGATCATGATTTCTGTTGGGGCCCGAAGTCCAATGTCCCCACCCTTGAGaggtttcttcttgtttttttggttgacCTCCACCCTTGAGAGAGTTGAGAAGTTCAAACAACTCTTTTCGGCTCATTTTTTTGAATGTTAAGACTTTTAAGAATTTTTGCTTTAATATAagatgaattatttttttaaaaaaaaaaaaaaaactttgaactaTTGATAGGTAGATTACcatatcatttatatttatcacCATATCATTTATATTCTtcactaactttttttttttcttttccccataaGAAGCTGTTGAATTTTGAATATAAGATTATAGATTAAATCGGATGATGTGGTATCATCCTTGCGCCTAAGTTGTTCTCCGACTAACCATATGAATACAAACTAAAATGTCATTTGATACTTACAAGCAAACAGGTGTTTTCTTTCAAACTTGCCCGTTGGCATACTTTTCTCCCTTCAACTTGACAAataattaccattttttttggattttgtttttcaaatagctacaatttatttgggtttttttattttactttaattgatttttttaaaattatatatatatatatatatatgtatataaacgataagttttaaattttaatccgAACAGGCCTATCACGGTCCAAAAAAGTCTTTTTGACCATATATTGACATTCTTATTAGAAACTTTTGCTAATAttcgaaatattaataaaattttgaaaactttcaGTTTGTTCTAATCTTGTATAGCCTTTTAAGCAAGTTAATGAGCAAGTTGAGTTACATACAGTGTGTGTTAAGAGAAAAGGCAAGGCCAAATCACCGCaaggcataaaaaaataaaaaataaaaagactcgTGTCGGTACCACAAGCCCTTACAAGCATTTTGACTGAACAAAAGGCATCAACGTGTCATGGCGGGCATAGCACCATGTCCCCCATTTAGCCGCGTCTACCCCATTACGTGTCCATATCTCCTTTTACTCATGCAAGCTTTTTACCTTCTCTAGCCTCTATATAAACTCCATCACTACCGATTCACTTCCTCATAAACAAATTAACAACTTTAGCTAATTAATTTCCAGGTACGATCCAAGTTTTGTTTGGtgggagagaaaaataaaaaaatggcatCAAAACAGGAAAGGAAAGAACTTGACCAAAGGGCAAGGGAGGGAGAGACTGTTGTAAAAGGCGGAACTGGTGGGAAAAGCCTGGAGGCTCAGGAACACCTTGCTGAAGGTTATTATAATtcttattgatattattatttttagtctttttaacttttttttttttaatggtttataACAATTAAGAAGTTGATTTGAGtactttattttgttatttgcaTTGGGCATGGAAAAGGACGCAAGAAAGGCGGGCTTAGCACCATGGACAAGTCTGGAAAAGAGCGTGCTGCTGAAGAAGGGTTTCGGCTTGATGAATCCATGTACaacaaaacaaagaataattagtgatatatattttctaactgGCTAATAACAAGTCATATAGCCTATGTCTTTTCTGTGGTTTTTGGTAGGTGTAGTTGTAGTTGTGGTGTATTAGTTAAGTCGAAGAAGTAGGAAATGGTATGGTTTTTGGTGTTGTTTCTGGTTGTGTATTTGTGTTGAAGAAGTGAATGTCTTTTGAATCCTATCTAAATGTATGTATTCTAAGCTACATTTTGCTTTTTGTTGGGGTGCTTATCAATATGTTATGTCCTACTGTTTTCCTGAATAGTGCCCCTTGTGTTTGTCAGGTAcgttattaaaataatatcaagctttctcttttcttttctatatttttttttaaaatttaatttctgtttTAATGTGTTGGTTTGTGACAGTGTAAGTGGTCTATTTGGTTCAAAAACGAAAATCAGGTTTCTGAAATCAAGGAAATTCTATTTcctcaaaaccaaaaaaaaaaaaaaggaagaaattctattaatatatatataaagaaattctattaatatatatatactctaaaaagttttaattgaatattttatgaaaataagggaaaaaattaaatgcagAGAACTATTAGAGCCCAAAGCTATTAACGTTACATCGGTGCTAAGTGTCTACACAACAATACTTGGCACAATTTAAACACTTATgaaggagttgacttttttctaATCGACCTAAGCAGATAGACTACCAAAAAAgagtaataattttattttattttatttttttggggggttttaAAAAAGATAGGGTTATAGTTATTGACAGGAATCTATAATAAAAACTGAAGCCCTAATACTAACTGAGAAGGTCTGGACTCTTTGAATATAAACCTATTTTGCTAGCAAAATTGTCCGTAGCATACGGTCTTTGGAATACTTACCTCTAGTCCTTCCATTCAAAAATGATTGCtgtacatttaaaataaaatcaaaaagttattgggaaaaaaaatatctttatgtgattaatattaaaaaattaaattgggcGAAAAACTAAAACAGGGAGGaatttttgaatgaaaaaataaggaaaaaaaatctaaatatttaactgggaaaattttttatggaaggaatttttaatggaaaaaataaaaatcaaaacattaaAATCCACATCAAACCATTTTTGCTGCTCGTCGACAAAACGTAGAGGCAGTTGGCTCTTTTCCAAAGGCTCGGGCCATGAGGCATGCGGTATAGAGCAGATACCAAGAGAAATTATTCATACACATAG comes from Ziziphus jujuba cultivar Dongzao chromosome 6, ASM3175591v1 and encodes:
- the LOC132804272 gene encoding late embryogenesis abundant protein EMB564-like → MASKQERKELDQRAREGETVVKGGTGGKSLEAQEHLAEGRKKGGLSTMDKSGKERAAEEGFRLDESMYNKTKNN